A single region of the Vicinamibacteria bacterium genome encodes:
- a CDS encoding ABC transporter permease, translating to MNRRRQAFLLLMPCLLVLVALFVLPQILMFGASLGRRSAYGGVVRDWNVDNYLRALEPIYLDILARSFLLAGLTTALCLLAAYPVALWLGLRAPKAWRNALVVLVILPFWTSMLVRMYAWIFILRDEGLVNLTLQRLGLPRLPLLYNDFAVLLGQVYGELPFMILPLYVAIDRLDRSVLEAAADLGATPTRTFWKVTVPLTAPGIAAGSVLVFIPSLGAFLAPDLLGGGRTMYVGNLIQSQFAVARDVPFGAALSFLLSLTVIALLFVFRKPLRAAEEL from the coding sequence ATGAACCGCCGGAGACAGGCGTTCCTTCTGTTGATGCCTTGCTTGCTGGTGCTGGTTGCGCTCTTCGTTCTGCCTCAGATTCTGATGTTCGGCGCTTCCCTGGGGCGGCGAAGCGCCTACGGCGGCGTGGTTCGGGATTGGAACGTCGATAACTATCTCCGCGCGCTCGAGCCCATCTACCTGGACATTCTCGCTCGAAGCTTCCTCCTCGCCGGTCTCACGACCGCTCTCTGTCTCCTCGCCGCTTATCCCGTCGCCCTCTGGCTCGGGCTTCGCGCTCCCAAAGCCTGGCGCAACGCGCTCGTGGTGCTCGTCATTCTGCCCTTCTGGACGAGCATGCTGGTGCGCATGTACGCCTGGATCTTCATCCTCCGTGACGAGGGCCTCGTCAATCTCACGCTCCAGAGACTGGGGCTCCCCCGGCTTCCCCTGCTGTACAACGATTTCGCCGTTCTCCTCGGCCAGGTCTATGGCGAGCTCCCCTTCATGATCCTGCCTCTTTACGTCGCCATCGATAGGCTCGATCGATCCGTTCTCGAAGCGGCCGCCGATCTCGGAGCGACCCCGACGAGAACGTTCTGGAAGGTCACGGTCCCTCTGACCGCACCGGGCATCGCCGCAGGCTCGGTCCTCGTCTTCATCCCCTCGCTCGGCGCCTTCCTCGCCCCGGACCTCCTCGGGGGCGGCAGGACCATGTACGTGGGGAACCTGATTCAGAGCCAGTTCGCCGTCGCCCGCGACGTACCGTTCGGCGCTGCCCTTTCGTTTCTCCTCTCGCTCACCGTGATCGCGCTGCTCTTCGTCTTCCGGAAGCCTCTTCGCGCGGCCGAGGAGCTCTAG
- a CDS encoding ABC transporter ATP-binding protein translates to MRKVYGDVLALDDVSLEVRPGEFLTLLGPSGCGKTTLLRLVAGFESPDAGSIWISGQNMDGRPPYQRPANTVFQDYALFPHRTVAGNVAFGLESAGLSRTDIESKVARVLDMVRLSGLGQRRIDQLSGGQKQRVALARAVVLEPDVLLLDEPMAALDLKLRKEMQLEVKNLQQRLRTTFLFVTHDQEEALVMADRIAVMNDGHIEQLDTPESLYQRPRTRFVADFMAVKNLFDAVVLEIEGGFATVRTRGGVSVRAADDGGFRVGDNVTIGIRPERITTHAPSGNAIQKLEGILTDEVYLGDRTEWRVRVADELFQVAESAAVVEQRKKGEPITIRFLPSDVFRLES, encoded by the coding sequence GTGCGCAAAGTCTACGGCGACGTGCTGGCGCTCGACGACGTCTCGCTCGAAGTGCGGCCAGGCGAGTTTCTCACCCTACTGGGTCCCTCGGGTTGCGGAAAGACGACGCTCCTGCGTCTCGTCGCGGGCTTCGAGTCACCCGATGCCGGCTCGATCTGGATCTCGGGGCAGAACATGGACGGGCGTCCTCCCTACCAGAGACCGGCCAACACCGTCTTCCAGGACTACGCACTCTTCCCCCATCGAACCGTCGCCGGAAACGTCGCCTTCGGTCTCGAAAGTGCGGGGCTCTCGAGGACGGACATCGAAAGCAAAGTGGCTCGTGTCCTCGACATGGTGCGACTCTCCGGGCTTGGTCAGAGGCGCATCGACCAGCTCTCCGGAGGGCAGAAGCAGCGGGTGGCCCTGGCTCGGGCCGTGGTGCTCGAACCGGACGTCCTGCTCCTCGATGAGCCCATGGCGGCCCTCGACTTGAAGCTCCGCAAAGAGATGCAGCTGGAGGTCAAGAATCTTCAGCAACGTCTTCGGACCACGTTCCTCTTCGTCACTCACGACCAGGAAGAGGCTCTCGTCATGGCCGACCGAATCGCGGTCATGAACGACGGACACATCGAGCAGCTCGATACTCCCGAGTCTCTCTACCAGCGCCCGCGAACGCGATTCGTAGCCGACTTCATGGCAGTCAAGAACCTCTTCGATGCCGTCGTGCTCGAAATCGAAGGTGGCTTCGCCACCGTCCGCACTCGGGGAGGCGTCAGCGTTCGCGCCGCCGACGATGGAGGCTTCCGCGTAGGAGACAACGTAACGATCGGGATCCGCCCGGAACGCATCACCACCCACGCTCCGTCCGGTAACGCGATCCAGAAGCTCGAAGGGATTCTAACTGACGAGGTCTATCTCGGTGATCGAACCGAGTGGAGGGTGCGGGTGGCGGATGAGCTCTTCCAGGTGGCCGAAAGCGCGGCCGTCGTCGAGCAGAGGAAAAAGGGTGAGCCAATCACCATCCGCTTCCTTCCGTCGGACGTTTTTCGGCTCGAGTCATGA